TTCCGTGATGGGTCTCACTGACCCGGCGGTGCGCGAGCACGTCGATGGCGATCTGGTGGACAAGGCGATCGAGGAAATGGAGCTGCTCGACATCGCCGGAGCACCCTTCGATCAGGAGCGCGTGCTCAAGGGCGAGCTGACCCCGGTCTTCTTCGGTTCCGCCGCGAACAATTTCGGCATCCAGCTCCTACTCGATGGCTTCCTCTCCATGGCCCCGGAACCTTCGGGCCGGAAATCGGGAGAGACCTTGATTGAGCCGGAGGACAAGCGCTTCAGCGGCTTCGTCTTCAAGATCCAGGCGAACATGAACCCGAAGCACCGGGACCGCATGGCCTTCATCCGCATCGTCTCCGGCAAGTTCGAGCGCGACATGCAGGTCTGGCACGGCTCCGCCGCGAAACAGATCCGCCTCTCGAACTCGCAGAAGCTTTTCGCGCAAGAGCGTGAGATCGTGGACGAGGCTTTCGCCGGTGACGTTGTCGGCCTGGTGGGCAATCAGCCCTTTGAGATCGGCGATACCCTGACCACCGATTCTTCGATCAAGTTTGACGAAATCCCGGTCTTCCCGCCGGAGTGTTTCGCCACTATCCGTGGCCGCACCACTGCCACTGCCAAGCGCTTCCGCGCTGGCATGGACCAGCTGGTGCGTGAAGGCGTGACCCAGCTTTTCGAGAGCGCTGCAGGAACGACCATGATCTTGGGAGCGGTGGGTCCTCTGCAATTCGAAGTCCTCAAGTATCGCCTCGAAACCGAATACGGTGCGGAGGTCGTCTTGGAGTTTTCGCCGTGGACCGTGATCCGTTGGCTCATGGCCGAGGGTGAACCGGTGGGAGGTGTAAATGCTCCCACCGATGATCTTCCCGGCGGCTGCGCCCTCGCGAAGGATTCCGCAGGTCACTGGGTGGTCCTTGCGGAGGCCGAGTGGGCCTTGCGCAGCTTCAAGCGTTACCACGAAAACTGGGAACTCGCGGAGCGCTTGGTGAAGTAAATCACCGCGATCGTCCGTTCTCTCCGGGCGATGAAAATCCTCCTTCTGTCCCTCTTGCCCTTGGTTGCCCATGGGGCGGGCATCGTGCTTTCCTCGCCATCGGACTATCAGGTCATCCAGCGGAAAGCCGCGGATCGCGGGGAACTCACGGTTTCTGGCAGTTTGTCGGAGCTTCAGGGAACGCTCGATCTGGAAGTGCGCACCCTCCGTGCTGGCTCAGCCAGCGCATGGCAGGCGCTTGCCAAAGCAGTGGAGGGGCCCTCATTCACCGGTAAGATCGAGCTGCCCGCGGGTGGCTGGTATCGTATTGAAGTGCGGGCCATTCACGATGGCCAGCCGCTTGCCGGAGCCGCGATCGATCACGTTGGCATCGGCGAGCTCTTCGTCGTCGCCGGCCAATCGAACTCCGCGAATCACGGCGAAGAAAAGCAGCTCGCCCGCACCGGTCAGGTCGTGTCCTTCGATGGCCGGCACTGGCAGCCTGCGAATGATCCGCAACCGGGAGCTAGCGGTGCGGGTGGCAGCTTCATCCCGCCGCTCGGCGATGCGCTTGCCACGCATTTCAAGGTGCCCGTTGGTTTCATCCCCTGCGGCATCGGCGCGACCAGTGTCCGGGAATGGCTGCCGAAGGGTGCCACCTTCCCGAATCCACCCACTCTAACAGATCGGGTCGAGCAGCTCCCGGATGGCCGTTGGGCCAGCAAGGGGGAGGCCTTCGCCATGCTTGTGAATCGCATGAAGCAAGCGGGCCCCGGAGGCTTTCGCGCGGTGCTTTGGCACCAAGGCGAGAGCGATGCCAACCAAGCCGACTCCACCCGCACCTTGGCGGGTGATCTTTACCGTGAGTATCTGGAAACGATCATTCGCGAGTCCCGTGCGCAAAGCGCCATCGATGCTCCGTGGTTTGTCGCGCAGACCAGCTATCACATTCCCGGCGACGAATCTTCGCCCGATCTCCGCAGCGGTCAGGCCGCCTTGTGGAAAGACGGTGCCGCGCTGGAAGGGCCGGATACCGACGCCTTGAAAGGGGAGTTCCGCGAAGCAGGCGGGAAAGGCGTCCACTTCAGCGGCGAGGGCCTGCGCGAGCATGCTGCTCTTTGGGAGAAGAAGCTCACTCCATGGCTGGAGCAGCGCCTGAAATAGGCGGGTGCCTTCTTACTTTCGCACGATCGCCCGGGTGGCCCCGCGCTTCATCGCGAATTCCTCCGCCTTCTCCGCCCCGATCACGCAGGCCGCCGTGTCCAGCCCGTCGCAGATCACCCCGTGCGGGGCGATGACGCTGACTGCCACCTTGTTGGTGATCCCCAGCCCGGTCTTCGGATCGATGATGTGGGAGTAGCGCTTCCCATCGATCTCCACGAACTGGTGCAGGTCCCCCGCAGTGGAGACGGAGCAGTTCTTCAGCTCCACCACTTCCTCCGGTTCCTCCGGGTCAAAGGTCTGGAGCCCCACCCGCCATGCCTCGCGACCTGGCGGCGGATCGCCCAGCCGCAGGTCACCACCCGCCGCGATGATCGTCTGGGGAAATCCGCGCTTCGCCATCACCTCGAATATCTTCTCCGCCGTGAAGCCCTTCGCGATTCCCCCCAGATCGAGCTGCATGCCCGGCTTCTTGAGCAGTAGGGTCCCGGCCTCCTCGTCCCATACCGCATCCTGCCAGCCGCACTTGGCCTTGGCCGCTTCCAGCACCTCCGGGTCGGGAAGCTTCTGGGTTTTCCGGGTCTCCCGCCACAGCTTGGTCAGCGGTCCCAGCGTGGGATCGAAGACTCCGTCCGTGGATCTCGCCATCGCGAAGGATGCTTGGAGCAGCTCCGCCATGAGGTGAGAGACCTTCACCGGCTGTCCGATTTTCTGGGAAAACTGCATCAGCTCGCTTTCCGGGATGTAGTCGGAGGCGATCGCGTTGATCTCCTCACCCTTCATGAACGCTTCGTCCGCCGCCTCCTTTGCCGCGGCTCCGTCCGTGCCGTAGCAGGTGATCGCGAAACGAGTGCCCATCAGCGGCCGTTCGAAGGAAAAGCGCTGCTTCTCCTCCGCCTGCAGGCATCCGAGGCTAAGGGCGAGCAGGAAAAGGGACCGCAGCGGCTTGAGCATGCCGGGGATACTGGGCTGGCCCGGCCCGAAATTCCAAGCAAGGGCCGGATCGATCCCCGGACACCGCATTTTCCGGCCCAAACCGCTCTCCCGCAACGAACTACCCGAAAGTGGGTTGGACAGACCGCGATTTGTGACGCTAATGTCACATCAAGCGTCGGAAATCACTTTTTGAATTGATTCCGGACCTTCGCTGTCCTCGCCCTAAAACCCACCCCATGAAGCTTCTCTCACGGGTCGTATTTCTCGCGACCACCCTCGCGACGGCTTTGTCCGCCGCTCCCGTCAGCGTTGGTGATCCATCATTTGAAGGGAACGCCTTGGGTCAAGGCGGCTACTGGTATGACCTTTCCCCGGAATGGACCGGCAGCAACGGCCCGAGCAATGGCAGCGCCTTCGAGGAATACATCAATGGCTTCTCCTCCACCGGCACCGACCACCTCGGCATGGAGTTGGGCTATGATGTCTGGCAGGACCTCGGAGTCACCTATCAGGCGAATACCCGCTACACCCTGACCGTAGGCGCGGGAAACCGCGGCGGCCTTACCCAGCCCGGAAACCTCACCCAATACGTTCTCGCGGACAGCACCGGTGCCATTCATGCGACCGGACAATTCAATGCCTCCACCTTGCCGTCCCAGAGCTTTGGCGATGCCCCGGCTTTGGTCTTTGACACCCCCGACAAGCCGGAATCGGTCGGCAGGACGATCCGCATTCTCCTGCAGGCACGCGGGACCGGCCGCTCGCACTTCGACAACATCCGCCTGGATGCCGCCTCATTGATTCCGCCGGGAGGAGCCGCCCTGGCAAATGGCGAGGCCACTGCCATCACCACCACGACCGCCACCCTCAACGGGGCGGTGATGGATGTCGGCGATGGTGCGCCCTCGATTACCCTCTTCTGGGGAACCACCAATGGCGGTGTGAATGCAGCCAATTGGCAGCACTCCCAAACCCTGCCGGGAACCCATACCGGCGCTTTCACCGGAAACATCAGCGGCCTCACCGCCGGCACCACGTATTTCTTTAGCGCCCGCGGGACAAATAGTGCCGGGGATTCCTGGGCGCTTGCCGCGGAGAGTTTCGAAACCACTCCCTTGCCTCCCGTGGTGAGCAACATGGCCGCCACCGGCATCCGGGCTACCGGTGCCAGCGTGGGCGCGGAGGTGACTTCGGGCGGTAGTGAACAGCCCGCGGTGACCCTCTACTATGGCACTACCGATGGCGGTGCTGTTCCGGGCAATTGGACGTCTTCGGTGAGCTTGGGGAATGGCACCGGTAGCCTTTTCACGGACCTCACCGGCCTTGCTGCCAGCACCACCTACTATTTCCGCGCCTTCGCCCAGAATTCGGGTGGCAGCGCCTGGGCTGGCTCGTCTTCTTCCTTCGCCACCCTTGCCGTCTCGCTTCCTTCGGTCGTGAACCGCAGCGCCGAAGGGATCACCGGAACCACCGCAAGCCTCCGCGGCGAGGTCACCGGCGACGGCAACGATGCTCCCGCGGTCACCATCTTCTATGGAACCGCCAATGGCGGGACGAATCCCGGGAACTGGGCTTCTTCGGTCGATCTCTCCGCGCTGTCAGGCGACTACAGCTATTTCGTCACCGGCCTGAATCCGACCACCACCTACTATTTTCGTAGTAGGGCGGTGAATGCCGCGGGCACTGCCTGGGCACCGGACACGCTGAGCTTCGCCACTACCCCGCTGGTGCCGAATACCGCGGTGATCAACGAGATCCACTACAAGCCCGCCGACAAGACCAGCCTGGAAGAATTCATCGAGCTCCACAATCCGGGCGATACCGCCTTGGACTTGTCGGGTTGGACCCTTTCCGATGCGGTCACCTACACCTTCCCCGGCGGCACCACCTTGCCCGCCGGTGGCTATCTCGTCGTGGCGGAGAAGCCGGCGGTCATCCTTTCAAAGTACGGGAAGACCGCTCTGGGTCCTTGGACCGGCAAGCTGAACTCGACCGGGGAGACCATTGATCTCCGCGATGGCGCCGCCGCCCTCAAGGATCGGGTGAGCTACGGGGTCGGCTTCCCTTGGCCCACCGGCTCGGATGGCGGCGGAAACTCGGCCGAGCTGATCCATCCCGGCTTGGACAATGATCTTGGCGGCTCTTGGCGGCCCTCCGGCTACGTCGAGACAGCGCCCGAGATCTTCATCGCTTCGGAAGCGACCGGATGGCGCTACAAGAAAGGCAGTGCTGAGGCATCCGGCCCGGTCGATGCCTGGCGCGCCGTCTCTTTCAACGATAGCACCTGGCCGGAAGGGCAGGCAGGCATTGGCTACGGGGATCCTGGAGTAAATACCTCCCTGCCGGACATGCGGAACAACTACCGCAGCGTTTATTTCCGGAAGGCCTTCACGGTTTCCAGCGACGCGATTCCCGACCAGCTGCGGCTTCGGGTGCGCGTGGATGACGGCTGCGTGATCTGGATCAACGGGCAGGAAGTCCATCGCATCAACGTGGATGCCGGTCAATTGGCCTACAATTACCTCGCGCCTCAGAATCACGAAAACGATTGGGAGGAAATCACCATTCCCAACACGGGGGATCTCCTTTTCGGCGGGACAAACGTGATCGCGGTCCACGCCTTCAACACTTCCGTGGGTAGCAGCGATTTCTCGATGGATCTTGAGCTGTCCACATTTGTGAACGACTCCCCGCAGCCAACGCCGGGCACGGTGAATTCCGTACGGCGCGCGGTGAACCTGATCCCGCCCCAGATCCGCCAGGTGGCCCATGCGCCGGTCTCTCCAGCACCCGGCCAAGCGGTCACGATCACGGCGCGGATCACCGACCCGAATGGCGTGGGCGCGGTGAGCCTGTCCTACCAGACCGTGGACCCGGGCTCCTATATTCGTCTGACGGATGCCGCCTATGCGACTTCCTGGACCACCGTTCCGATGCGGGACAACGGCTCGAGCGGAGATGCCACCGCGAATGACTCCATCTACACCGCGCGCATCCCGGCGGCCACCCAGACGAACCGCCGCCTGGTCCGCTATAGGATTAACTTCGCCGACGACCAGGGAAATGCCGCCACGGTTCCCTATGAGGATGACGAGCAGCCGAACTTTGCTTACTATGTCTATAGTGGATTGCCCGCTTGGCAGGGGGCCTTCCGGCCGGGCAGCACCACGTTGCAGAGCTTCCCCTCCACTTTGCTCGATGACCTCCCGGTCTATTCGCTGATCGCGAATGGTTCCGACGTGATCAATTCGCAGTACAGCGGGGGTTCCGATGCGGTGCGCTTCCGCGGCACTTTCGTTTACAACGGCGTGGTCTACGATCACATCGAGTTCAAGAACCGCGGCGAGGCCTCGACCTACGTTTCGGGAAAGAACAAGTGGCGCTTCTTCTTCAACCGGGGCCGCGATCTCCCTGCGAAGAGCAACTTCGGGGAGAACTACTCGGAAGGCTGGGGCTCCTTCTCCGGTGATGCCTGTGCCAGCCCTTGGGCAGCCGTGCATCGCGGCATGGCAGGTGTGGAGGAAGCCACTTCCTACAAGGTCTTCCAGTTGGGCGGCGTCCCTTCTCCAAACACCCATTACTATCACTTCCGCGTGGTTCGCGGTACCACCGAAACCCCTGCGGCGGGAAGCTCCGTCAACGATCCCATCGGCTCCGGCGATGGCCAGTACGCCGGCGATTTCTGGGGCCTCTATCTTGCCGTCGAGCAGCCCGATGGCTCCTTCCTCGACGAGCGCGGCCTCCCCGAT
This portion of the Luteolibacter luteus genome encodes:
- a CDS encoding peptide chain release factor 3: MSHPSSIRRTLAIISHPDAGKTTLTEKFLLYGGAIDLAGSVTSRRDRRATTSDWMELEKQRGISISSTVLQFTYGGFHVNLLDTPGHEDFSEDTYRVLTAVDAVIMVVDAGKGVEARTRKLFEICRLRGIPIFTFINKLDRPTRSPIDLVDEIENVLGIASHPMNWPLGDGPRFRGIIQRADGQLNLFEKTKAGAYRAPVSVMGLTDPAVREHVDGDLVDKAIEEMELLDIAGAPFDQERVLKGELTPVFFGSAANNFGIQLLLDGFLSMAPEPSGRKSGETLIEPEDKRFSGFVFKIQANMNPKHRDRMAFIRIVSGKFERDMQVWHGSAAKQIRLSNSQKLFAQEREIVDEAFAGDVVGLVGNQPFEIGDTLTTDSSIKFDEIPVFPPECFATIRGRTTATAKRFRAGMDQLVREGVTQLFESAAGTTMILGAVGPLQFEVLKYRLETEYGAEVVLEFSPWTVIRWLMAEGEPVGGVNAPTDDLPGGCALAKDSAGHWVVLAEAEWALRSFKRYHENWELAERLVK
- a CDS encoding sialate O-acetylesterase, whose translation is MKILLLSLLPLVAHGAGIVLSSPSDYQVIQRKAADRGELTVSGSLSELQGTLDLEVRTLRAGSASAWQALAKAVEGPSFTGKIELPAGGWYRIEVRAIHDGQPLAGAAIDHVGIGELFVVAGQSNSANHGEEKQLARTGQVVSFDGRHWQPANDPQPGASGAGGSFIPPLGDALATHFKVPVGFIPCGIGATSVREWLPKGATFPNPPTLTDRVEQLPDGRWASKGEAFAMLVNRMKQAGPGGFRAVLWHQGESDANQADSTRTLAGDLYREYLETIIRESRAQSAIDAPWFVAQTSYHIPGDESSPDLRSGQAALWKDGAALEGPDTDALKGEFREAGGKGVHFSGEGLREHAALWEKKLTPWLEQRLK
- a CDS encoding FAD:protein FMN transferase, which encodes MLKPLRSLFLLALSLGCLQAEEKQRFSFERPLMGTRFAITCYGTDGAAAKEAADEAFMKGEEINAIASDYIPESELMQFSQKIGQPVKVSHLMAELLQASFAMARSTDGVFDPTLGPLTKLWRETRKTQKLPDPEVLEAAKAKCGWQDAVWDEEAGTLLLKKPGMQLDLGGIAKGFTAEKIFEVMAKRGFPQTIIAAGGDLRLGDPPPGREAWRVGLQTFDPEEPEEVVELKNCSVSTAGDLHQFVEIDGKRYSHIIDPKTGLGITNKVAVSVIAPHGVICDGLDTAACVIGAEKAEEFAMKRGATRAIVRK
- a CDS encoding lamin tail domain-containing protein, with amino-acid sequence MKLLSRVVFLATTLATALSAAPVSVGDPSFEGNALGQGGYWYDLSPEWTGSNGPSNGSAFEEYINGFSSTGTDHLGMELGYDVWQDLGVTYQANTRYTLTVGAGNRGGLTQPGNLTQYVLADSTGAIHATGQFNASTLPSQSFGDAPALVFDTPDKPESVGRTIRILLQARGTGRSHFDNIRLDAASLIPPGGAALANGEATAITTTTATLNGAVMDVGDGAPSITLFWGTTNGGVNAANWQHSQTLPGTHTGAFTGNISGLTAGTTYFFSARGTNSAGDSWALAAESFETTPLPPVVSNMAATGIRATGASVGAEVTSGGSEQPAVTLYYGTTDGGAVPGNWTSSVSLGNGTGSLFTDLTGLAASTTYYFRAFAQNSGGSAWAGSSSSFATLAVSLPSVVNRSAEGITGTTASLRGEVTGDGNDAPAVTIFYGTANGGTNPGNWASSVDLSALSGDYSYFVTGLNPTTTYYFRSRAVNAAGTAWAPDTLSFATTPLVPNTAVINEIHYKPADKTSLEEFIELHNPGDTALDLSGWTLSDAVTYTFPGGTTLPAGGYLVVAEKPAVILSKYGKTALGPWTGKLNSTGETIDLRDGAAALKDRVSYGVGFPWPTGSDGGGNSAELIHPGLDNDLGGSWRPSGYVETAPEIFIASEATGWRYKKGSAEASGPVDAWRAVSFNDSTWPEGQAGIGYGDPGVNTSLPDMRNNYRSVYFRKAFTVSSDAIPDQLRLRVRVDDGCVIWINGQEVHRINVDAGQLAYNYLAPQNHENDWEEITIPNTGDLLFGGTNVIAVHAFNTSVGSSDFSMDLELSTFVNDSPQPTPGTVNSVRRAVNLIPPQIRQVAHAPVSPAPGQAVTITARITDPNGVGAVSLSYQTVDPGSYIRLTDAAYATSWTTVPMRDNGSSGDATANDSIYTARIPAATQTNRRLVRYRINFADDQGNAATVPYEDDEQPNFAYYVYSGLPAWQGAFRPGSTTLQSFPSTLLDDLPVYSLIANGSDVINSQYSGGSDAVRFRGTFVYNGVVYDHIEFKNRGEASTYVSGKNKWRFFFNRGRDLPAKSNFGENYSEGWGSFSGDACASPWAAVHRGMAGVEEATSYKVFQLGGVPSPNTHYYHFRVVRGTTETPAAGSSVNDPIGSGDGQYAGDFWGLYLAVEQPDGSFLDERGLPDGSVYKIEDNGGDKKSQGATQPIDSSDWNAFRDAHVYADPTEAWWRANMDMNAYYTFHALSRLTGNVDLRGGFNHYFYHRSTDNRWLPLPWDLDMMFLPRSHWSTNINGTNYPGVIHAHKSLLQNPALALEYRNRARELLDLLASDSTAGGGQIGQLIDEFAQIVNPAGQALTWADADAAMWNLHPRTQGSDGNAGGQTSHRGNFYRTTFYDNRMGGDWIRWLRSPASSGTMEHEDSMVYLRDYATNAWDGGAWSVNNGDQLGYGYQYVASEAADAAIPQKPFVTYAGPAGYPVSDLKFTSSAFADPQGVGTYAKTQWRLAEISGPGVPGYTAGSPRKYEINSIWTSESASAPGSINIPFGITQAGKTYRVRVRHQDSSGRWSSWSAPAQFAATPPPPGQLMHYWNFNGANFLNPSQTIGGATLASVVTSGAEVIQHGAQDQGFAGINARNDDPVGSHLRVNNPLGATLTFALPTTGYENVVVQYETRRSGSGAGIQKVSYTLDGTAFTPFTTILPPDADPTLQVLDFRAVAGVSNNPLFGLRITFVQGSGGIGGNNRFDNVTVEGDQLALVPGTYAHWRSTEFSGPDATNDSISGAEAMPAGDGIANIVRYAHGVGPYAPVHHLLPRIATDGNARVFRFRYDASKTDLVWKVKASDELAGWTQTLFDSTTSTIPPLVDGWLSVELPSSGSKIFARLELSAD